The Candidatus Woesearchaeota archaeon DNA window GAGATGTAAAGAAACTCAATAAAAGATTTGCAACAAAACCAAAAAAAGATCCTCGCGTCATGCCTCTTTCTACAAAAATTAAGAAACTCAGCTCCATTCACACAAAATTAGTAAAAGATGATGACATTGCTCATGCACGAGTGGCACTTATTGAAGAGTGGGAGGAGAAAATCTTCGTCTCAGAGCACAGAGCACTCTCACAAGAACTCACAAATGAAACACTTATCACCCTTACCTACGTGCAAACAGAGCAAGGTCTTGAACAGCACTACCAATCTTTTTTCTCACACGGAATTGAACACCTTGATCTTGCACAATCAACAATCAGAGAAATCATCAAAAAAAGCAAACAACTCAAAAAAGCAAAAAAACTCACTCCGGGAAAATATACGTGCGTGCTCTCACCACACCTCTCAGGACTTCTGGCGCACGAATCTTTCGGCCACGGCATGGAAGCTGACACCATGCTTAAGGGCATGTGCCTTGCAAAGGACTACTTAGGACAAAAAATTGCAGGAACACAAGTAAACATAGTTGAAAATCCCTCTCTTCAAGGATGTCACGGTTCTTATTTCTTTGATGACGAAGGAGAACTTGCAAGCAAAACCTATTTGATGAAAAAAGGAGTGGTACATACACCCATTTCAGATATCTATTCAGCACACTATCTTCGCACACCAAAAACTGCTAATGGTAGATGTGAGCGGTTTGATCACAAAATTTATGCGCGCATGAGCAACACCTATTTCGAACCAGGAAAAGACGATCCCAAAAAACTCATCAAGTCAGTAAAAGATGGGCTCTATTTACACAGTGCGGGAGGAGGGATGGAAGATCCTAAAGGATG harbors:
- a CDS encoding TldD/PmbA family protein, with product MEDIERKSWISFAKKLIGTIQTTFPYADILYSHVREKRIIKDTKEVTVDDSDDKGVKIRIWDGKAFNEFCTSFLDKEYLEEQVHTLMSSIKRRGKTIPRDVKKLNKRFATKPKKDPRVMPLSTKIKKLSSIHTKLVKDDDIAHARVALIEEWEEKIFVSEHRALSQELTNETLITLTYVQTEQGLEQHYQSFFSHGIEHLDLAQSTIREIIKKSKQLKKAKKLTPGKYTCVLSPHLSGLLAHESFGHGMEADTMLKGMCLAKDYLGQKIAGTQVNIVENPSLQGCHGSYFFDDEGELASKTYLMKKGVVHTPISDIYSAHYLRTPKTANGRCERFDHKIYARMSNTYFEPGKDDPKKLIKSVKDGLYLHSAGGGMEDPKGWGIQIQGILAERIQNGKLTGELFTNITMTGYLPTILNNIKMIANDLEVNGTGRCGKQHKEWVRVSEGGPHMLIEEVELG